From a single Prosthecobacter algae genomic region:
- a CDS encoding TolC family protein, whose translation MRSFILSSLLLAAVPQLLAADSKPEPSSISSLVGRTLAGNPEIRFYEAEVAAAKATRSTAGRQSNPELSLQVGNNSIRNADSRSNGLAFSAELAQPIEWPGRLGLRKAIANRDIAMAELGLERFRFHLAARVRVLAFTLSAQQDLANAANEVAARYASLREVMVQREPAGIAPQLEIATIEAAALVAESRASKAGVEVQKALLELNQLMGRRADAPLIVKRGPLDARPAPALLSLLGSAMKNHYELRLRRAELEQQGFKVELAKNERYPAFTIGPFVEVQNTRTLDDQTVAGIGISFPLPFWKNGKAEVTNAEARQMQAQATLAAAQREVERQVTESMLIYQTQQSRLAVWKGDAVTKFSDAAALADRHFRLGAVPMSTFVELQDKYLEAVEAIHSTQTEALEAALTLEELTGAPGSLITTKN comes from the coding sequence ATGCGTTCATTCATCCTATCATCTCTCTTGCTGGCCGCTGTGCCGCAGCTTCTCGCGGCGGATTCCAAACCGGAGCCGTCCTCCATTTCCAGTCTCGTGGGTCGCACGCTCGCGGGGAATCCTGAAATCCGCTTTTATGAGGCGGAGGTCGCGGCGGCGAAGGCGACTCGCAGCACGGCGGGCAGGCAGTCGAACCCGGAGCTGAGCCTGCAAGTCGGCAACAACAGCATTCGCAACGCCGACAGCCGCTCGAACGGTCTCGCTTTCTCTGCCGAGCTGGCGCAGCCCATCGAGTGGCCCGGCAGACTTGGCTTGCGCAAGGCCATCGCTAACCGCGACATCGCCATGGCGGAGCTGGGGCTGGAGCGGTTTCGCTTTCATCTCGCGGCCCGTGTCCGCGTGCTGGCATTCACGCTGTCCGCGCAGCAAGATCTCGCTAATGCCGCGAATGAAGTCGCCGCACGTTATGCCTCGCTGCGTGAGGTCATGGTGCAGCGTGAGCCTGCGGGCATCGCGCCGCAGCTTGAGATCGCCACCATCGAGGCGGCGGCGCTCGTGGCGGAGTCACGGGCATCAAAGGCAGGCGTGGAGGTGCAAAAGGCACTGCTGGAGCTGAACCAGCTCATGGGTCGCCGCGCCGATGCGCCGCTGATCGTGAAGCGCGGCCCGCTGGATGCACGGCCCGCGCCTGCGCTGCTCTCCCTGCTCGGCTCCGCGATGAAGAACCACTACGAGCTGCGCTTGCGCCGTGCCGAGCTGGAGCAGCAGGGCTTCAAGGTCGAGCTGGCGAAGAACGAGCGCTACCCCGCATTCACCATCGGCCCCTTTGTTGAGGTGCAAAACACCCGCACGCTCGATGACCAGACCGTGGCAGGCATCGGCATCTCCTTCCCGCTGCCATTTTGGAAGAATGGCAAAGCAGAGGTCACCAATGCCGAGGCACGCCAGATGCAGGCGCAGGCCACGCTCGCCGCCGCACAGCGCGAGGTGGAACGGCAGGTCACGGAGAGCATGCTCATCTACCAGACGCAGCAGTCACGCCTCGCCGTGTGGAAGGGCGATGCCGTCACGAAGTTCAGCGATGCCGCCGCGCTTGCCGACCGCCATTTCAGACTCGGTGCCGTGCCCATGAGCACCTTTGTCGAGCTTCAGGACAAGTATCTCGAAGCCGTCGAGGCCATCCACAGCACCCAGACCGAGGCGCTGGAGGCCGCGCTCACCCTCGAAGAACTCACCGGCGCACCCGGCAGCCTCATCACCACCAAAAACTAA